A genomic segment from Echeneis naucrates chromosome 20, fEcheNa1.1, whole genome shotgun sequence encodes:
- the tagln3b gene encoding transgelin-3b, producing the protein MANRGPSYGLSREVQEKIDQKYDPELEQRLVDWIVAQCGGNLEKPQPGKQNFQKWLMDGTILCRLINSLYPRGKEPIKKIPETQMAFKQMEKISHFLQGAEAYGVTTTDIFQTVDLWEGKDMAAVQRTLMALGSVAVTKDDGHYRGDRDWFHRKAQGYRREFTEEQLRQGQSLIGLQMGSNRGASQAGMTGYGMHRQIM; encoded by the exons ATGGCAAACAGAGGGCCCAGCTATGGACTGAGCCGGGAGGTGCAGGAAAAGATCGATCAGAAGTACGACCCAGAGCTGGAGCAGCGGCTGGTGGACTGGATTGTGGCACAGTGTGGAGGAAACCTGGAGAAACCACAACCGGGCAAACAGAACTTCCAGAAATGGCTGATGGATGGAACT ATCCTCTGTAGACTCATCAACAGCCTTTATCCGAGGGGGAAGGAGCCCATAAAGAAGATTCCGGAGACTCAAATGGCCTTCAAACAAATGGAGAAGATATCTCACTTCCTGCAGGGGGCAGAAGCTTATGGGGTGACAACCACTGACATCTTTCAAACAGTTGACCTTTGGGAAG GAAAGGACATGGCAGCTGTGCAAAGGACCCTCATGGCTCTGGGTAGTGTGGCTGTCACTAAGGATGATGGTCATTACAGAGGTGACCGAGACTGGTTCCATAG gaaaGCTCAGGGGTATCGACGAGAATTCACTGAAGAGCAGCTGCGCCAAGGACAGAGTTTGATTGGCCTGCAGATGGGCAGCAACCGTGGGGCTTCCCAAGCTGGCATGACGGGGTACGGCATGCACCGTCAGATCATGTAA
- the c1qtnf9 gene encoding complement C1q and tumor necrosis factor-related protein 9A, with product MLQVPFRATLLLLLLVVWSVAQEQSQAKGCVCGYPGIPGDPGHNGTPGRDGRDGIGGEKGDRGEVGPIGPPGHKGQMGDKGELGEVGPPGLKGKRGDNGERGPPGKMGPQGVQGPIGLKGNKGELGLPGPQGPKGGFGLPGPEGQKGEIGLRGDRGIQGPQGPPGRPGPKGEIGVQGHKGNIGYRGDRGARGERGDKGEKGDAPVISKSAFCVGLTALTKLPPANAPIRFDRVIYNQQNHYNLQTGRFTCSVAGAYYFTYHITVFSRNVKVVLMKNGAKIIHTMDNYQSSEDQAAGGAVLHLEVGDKVWLQVAGGELYNGLFADEDDDTTFSGFLIFAA from the exons ATGTTGCAGGTGCCATTTAGGGCTACACTTTTGCTCCTTCTGTTGGTGGTCTGGAGTGTTGCACAAGAACAATCCCAAGCTAAAGGATGTGTTTGTGGATATCCTGGAATACCTGGCGATCCTGGGCACAATGGTACACCAGGCAGAGATGGGCGAGATGGAATTGGAGGTGAAAAAGGTGACCGAG GTGAAGTTGGTCCTATTGGACCACCAGGCCATAAAGGCCAAATGGGAGACAAAGGTGAACTTG GTGAAGTTGGCCCACCAGGGCTCAAAGGAAAAAGGGGAGATAATGGGGAAAGGGGTCCCCCTGGGAAAATGGGGCCTCAAGGAGTCCAAGGGCCCATCGGCCTGAAAGGAAATAAGGGAGAGCTTGGGCTGCCTGGACCTCAAGGGCCAAAAGGTGGTTTTGGTCTTCCTGGACCAGAAGGTCAAAAGGGGGAAATTGGCCTTCGTGGTGACAGGGGTATTCAGGGACCACAGGGACCCCCTGGTAGGCCTGGCCCTAAAGGGGAGATTGGTGTTCAGGGTCACAAAGGCAACATTGGTTATCGTGGAGACAGGGGGGCTCGAGGGGAGAGGGGTGataagggagagaaaggagatgCACCTGTTATTTCCAAAAGTGCGTTCTGTGTAGGACTCACGGCACTAACTAAACTCCCACCAGCGAACGCTCCAATCCGGTTTGACAGGGTTATATACAATCAGCAGAACCACTATAATCTGCAAACAGGACGATTTACATGCTCTGTGGCAGGTGCTTACTATTTCACCTACCACATCACCGTCTTCTCCAGAAATGTAAAGGTGGTTCTCATGAAGAATGGGGCAAAAATCATCCACACCATGGATAACTACCAGAGCAGTGAGGACCAAGCAGCAGGGGGCGCTGTGCTGCACCTGGAGGTCGGGGATAAGGTGTGGCTGCAGGTGGCTGGAGGAGAACTTTATAATGGGCTCTttgctgatgaagatgatgacacCACTTTCTCTGGATTTTTAATATTTGCGGCttga